A DNA window from Phoenix dactylifera cultivar Barhee BC4 chromosome 13, palm_55x_up_171113_PBpolish2nd_filt_p, whole genome shotgun sequence contains the following coding sequences:
- the LOC103700543 gene encoding glucan endo-1,3-beta-glucosidase-like yields the protein MAKSALLFALVLRLLTSALSISIGVNYGAVADNLPPPPQVAAFLKANTFIDRVKLFDSNPDFIRAFAGTGISLMITVPNGDVPSLANVPAARAWIANNVAPFHPATNISLLAVGNEVMATADRNLIARLVPAMRSLSTALAEAGFPEIRVSTPHSLGILSASEPPSSGRFRRGYDRIIFAPMLDFHRRAKTPFVVNPYPYFGFTEKTLDYALFKPNAGVFDPVTGANYTNMFDAQLDAVHSAMKRLGYGDVEVAVGETGWPSVGDPDQPAVSLENAVSYNGNLIRKVNSGKGTPLMPNRTFETYIFALFNEDLKPGPTAERNFGLFKPDLTQVYDVGLMRGGQFAGGGPAAAPSSSGPHGKWCVAKADASAEALQANIDYSCGSGLVDCGPIQAGGACYLPDTLAAHASFAMNAYYQAAGRHDFNCDFAHTGVLTSDDPSYENCAYSS from the exons ATGGCGAAATCCGCCCTCCTTTTCGCCCTCGTTCTTCGCCTCCTCACCTCCGCCCTCTCCATTTCGATCGGCGTCAACTACGGCGCCGTCGCCGACAACCTCCCCCCGCCGCCCCAGGTGGCCGCCTTCCTCAAGGCCAACACCTTCATCGACCGTGTCAAGCTCTTCGACTCCAACCCGGACTTCATCCGCGCCTTCGCCGGCACCggcatctccctcatgatcacCGTCCCCAACGGGGACGTCCCCTCCCTCGCGAACGTCCCCGCCGCCCGCGCTTGGATCGCCAACAACGTGGCCCCCTTCCACCCGGCCACCAACATCTCCCTCCTCGCCGTCGGCAACGAGGTCATGGCCACCGCCGACCGCAACCTCATCGCCCGCCTCGTCCCCGCCATGCGTTCCCTCTCCACCGCCCTGGCGGAGGCCGGCTTCCCCGAGATCCGCGTCTCCACCCCGCACTCTCTCGGCATCCTCTCCGCCTCCGAGCCCCCGTCCTCCGGCCGCTTCCGCCGGGGCTACGACCGCATCATCTTCGCCCCCATGCTCGATTTCCACCGCCGGGCCAAGACCCCCTTCGTCGTGAACCCCTACCCCTACTTCGGATTCACGGAGAAAACCCTCGACTACGCGCTGTTCAAGCCCAACGCGGGGGTATTCGACCCGGTCACCGGCGCGAACTACACCAACATGTTCGACGCCCAGCTGGACGCGGTGCACTCGGCGATGAAGCGGCTGGGGTACGGGGACGTGGAGGTCGCGGTGGGGGAGACGGGCTGGCCGTCGGTGGGGGACCCAGACCAGCCGGCGGTTAGCTTGGAGAACGCCGTTTCGTACAACGGGAACTTGATCCGGAAGGTGAACTCCGGGAAGGGGACGCCGCTGATGCCGAATCGGACTTTCGAGACGTACATATTCGCGCTCTTCAACGAGGACCTGAAGCCGGGGCCCACCGCGGAGCGCAACTTCGGCTTGTTCAAACCGGACCTGACCCAGGTCTACGACGTCGGGCTCATGCGAGGAGGCCAG TTCGCCGGTGGTGGTCCGGCGGCGGCACCGTCGTCATCGGGTCCACACGGGAAGTGGTGCGTGGCGAAGGCGGACGCGAGCGCGGAGGCGCTGCAGGCGAACATCGACTACTCGTGCGGGAGCGGCTTGGTGGACTGCGGACCCATCCAGGCGGGAGGGGCCTGCTACCTCCCGGACACTCTGGCGGCCCACGCCTCCTTCGCCATGAACGCCTACTACCAGGCCGCCGGCCGCCACGACTTCAACTGCGACTTCGCCCACACCGGCGTCCTCACTAGCGATGACCCAA GTTACGAGAATTGCGCATATAGCTCATAA
- the LOC120112923 gene encoding zinc finger BED domain-containing protein RICESLEEPER 1-like: MSHSKVGENETVEDLRNEDDINEDTSENVCDNSSRKRSWVWNHFIEEKNSEGSIAKCKYCKKVLSGSTKGGTSHLKRHLENVCKKYQKNPTNQLLLLPSSKDPIKCFKFNQEESRKILAKFIICAELPFRIVEHTVFLDFMRSLQPLFKIMGRKTVKHDCMALYQEERKKLHDVFKNLSSRVSFTTDIWTSNQKIGYISFTAYYIDSDFTLHKKIISFKKLPYPHTGFAIEDAVKKCLVEWELDYKICAITLDNCSTNDAVMRRLRDHFCASMLFSGEYSHIRCCAHILNIMVQDGIKIIHEAIECIREIVRYVSASPSRMQAFNEILQHMRLPARKGLTLDVPTRWNSTYEMLHDALGYKDALIRYATEHSCVCPTNDEWKKASIILKFLEAFLDATKVFSGCKYPTSNLYLKEVWGIRALLMDESIDTDETVKQLTNEMLKKFNKYWSQCNNLLVIASILDPRSKLIFVEFCYQKAFELEECKKKIDDIRACLFQLYNEYVDATRMHPSMSSSERTSNFGGQGDISSVSSKKKFGMDFAQFRSQSSSKRPKRSELDSYLDDDVLPDLENKEFDILAWWKSNAAVYPILSRMARDVLAIPVSTVSSESAFSTGGRVVDQYRSSLSPSTVEALVCTQDWLREQYDEVANCSSSVTLNVDDDTLDSWSGQFRRTE, translated from the exons ATGTCTCATTCTAAAGTGGGTGAAAATGAGACTGTTGAAGATTTAAGGAATGAGGATGATATAAATGAAGATACTTCTGAAAATGTTTGTGACAATTCTTCTAGAAAAAGATCTTGGGTATGGAATCACTTTATCgaggaaaaaaattctgaagggTCAATAGCTAAGTGCAAATATTGTAAAAAAGTTTTAAGTGGGAGCACTAAAGGAGGAACGAGTCATCTAAAACGCCATCTTGAAAATGTTTGCAAGAAGTATCAAAAGAATCCGACTAATCAGTTGCTCTTACTACCAAGTTCAAAAGATCCGATAAAGTGTTTCAAATTCAATCAAGAAGAGAGTAGAAAAATTCTTGCAAAATTTATCATATGTGCTGAGCTTCCATTTCGTATTGTTGAGCACACTGTTTTTCTGGATTTTATGAGATCTCTTCAGCCATTATTCAAAATTATGGGACGTAAGACTGTAAAACATGATTGTATGGCTTTGTatcaagaagagaggaaaaaattgcatgatGTATTCAAGAACCTAAGTTCTCGAGTTAGTTTCACTACTGATATTTGGACATCAAATCAGAAAATCGGTTACATTTCTTTCACAGCATATTATATTGATTCTGACTTTACTCTGCATAAGAAGATTATTAGTTTCAAGAAACTTCCATACCCTCACACCGGCTTTGCAATTGAAGATGCTGTAAAAAAATGTCTTGTTGAATGGGAATTGGATTATAAAATATGTGCTATTACTTTGGATAATTGCAGCACAAATGATGCTGTAATGAGAAGGCTCCGAGATCACTTTTGTGCTTCAATGTTGTTTAGTGGGGAGTACAGTCATATTAGATGTTGTgcacatatattaaatattatggTTCAGGATGGAATAAAAATCATTCATGAAGCTATTGAATGTATAAGAGAAATTGTTAGATATGTCTCTGCATCCCCATCTCGAATGCAAGCATTTAATGAAATTCTACAGCATATGAGACTTCCTGCTAGAAAAGGACTCACTTTGGATGTTCCTACAAGATGGAATTCTACTTATGAAATGTTGCATGATGCACTTGGTTATAAAGATGCTCTTATTAGATATGCAACTGAGCATTCATGTGTATGCCCCACCAATGATGAATGGAAAAAGGCTTCTATaattcttaaatttttagaagccttTCTTGATGCCACTAAAGTATTTTCTGGTTGTAAGTATCCCACATCCAATTTATACCTAAAAGAAGTTTGGGGAATTAGGGCTTTGTTGATGGATGAAAGTATCGATACTGATGAAACAGTAAAGCAATTAACAAAtgagatgctaaagaagtttaacaaatattggtctcagtgcaataatttgttggtaattgcttctattttggatcccagatcaaagttgatatttgtagaattttgttatcaaaaggcatttgagttggaggagtgcaagaaaaagattgaTGATATTCGTGCTTGTCTTTTTCAATTGTATAATGAGTATGTAGATGCAACAAGAATGCATCCCTCTATGAGTTCAAGTGAGCGAACATCTAATTTTGGTGGACAAGGTGATATAAGTTcagtttcttccaaaaaaaaatttggtatgGACTTTGCTCAATTTAGAAGTCAAAGTTCTTCAAAACGCCCTAAGAGATCCGAGTTGGATAGTTATTTGGATGATGATGTACTTCCTGATTTGGAGAATAAAGAGTTTGACATCTTGGCTTGGTGGAAGAGCAATGCAGCAGTCTATCCTATACTATCAAGAATGGCTCGAGATGTTCTAGCTATTCCAGTCTCCACTGTTTCATCTGAGTCGGCATTCAGCACTGGTGGTAGAGTTGTGGATCAGTATCGAAGCTCTTTGAGCCCTTCTACCGTAGAAGCCTTAGTGTGTACCCAAGATTGGCTTCGTGAACAATATGATGAAG TTGCAAATTGCTCGAGTTCTGTAACGTTGAATGTAGATGACGACACCCTGGACTCCTGGAGTGGGCAATTTCGGAGAACTGAATGa